The Chloroflexota bacterium genomic sequence TTGACTTCGATGACACGCATGGCGAAGTTGGGTGCGCCGTCTTTATCCGTGATAACCTCGTGCATCACCGCACCACCATGCCCCTCCTTGGCCGGGGCATCCTCAACCTTGCTAACTTTCATCTGCGACCTCCTTGCCTGTATCTCTATAATATCGGGCGGCTGTCTTTGTTTTCAGCCCACCCCTCTCCTTGTATTCCGCCTCAACCACCATGGAGATGGGTTTTAAAAGCTGTACCAGGTCCTGCAAGACGCGGTTGACGGCGTGTTCCTGCAGTATGCCGACGTTGCGATAGGAGGTGAGATAGTACTTCAACGATTTCAGCTCGACGAGCAGGCTGCCCGGCATGTAACGAATCGCCAGCCGGGCAAAATCAGGCAGTCCCGTCCAGGGGCAAACGAAGGTGAACTCATCGGTCTCGTAGACGACTTCCGTTGCCGACTCCGGATACTGGAAGGCAATTGCCTCCAGCACCCCCACATCGATGGCCTCCTCGCCCTCTATGTCATATCTTCTGGTGGCATACTTATCAACCGTCATTTCTGTGCTCCTACACGGGACATTGTAGCACTATTTGAAATCAAACTCCAATATGTTAAACTCAATTTAGCCTTTTATTGAGATGCAGAAGTATGTCGGAAGAGAAGAAAGAGAAAGTCGGCGCGGTTATCGTTGCCGCCGGTAAAAGCGAGAGAATGGGCGGCATGGACAAAATGTTCGCCTCGCTCGGCGGGCAGCCACTTCTGCTCCGCACCACTCGCCCCTTCCAGCAGTGCTCCCGGATTGACCAGATTGTGGTGGTGGTGAGCGGGGAGAGAGAGACAATGTGCCGCCATCTGGTCACCGGCCCTGCCTGGTCCAAGGTCAGCGATGTCTGCCTGGGAGGGAAGCGACGCCAGGACTCGGTGGCCGAGGGCCTGAAACGTCTCGCTGACTGTGACTGGGTGGTCATTCACGACGGGGCGCGCCCGCTGGTTACCGTGGAACTTATCGAGCGGGGATTGGAAGCGGCAAGAGAGACCGGCGCCGCAGTGGCCGCCGTACCGGTAACGGACACGATTAAGGTCTCAGATGAAGACAGGACCGTGCACGAGACGCCACCACGTCGAAATCTATGGGCGGTGCAGACTCCACAGGTATTCTCTACTAAAGTGATTGGCGAGGCCTATGAAAAAGCGGATGATGACGTCACCGATGATGCCTCTCTTGTGGAGCGGCTGGGCTATAAAGTGAAGCTCTATATGGGCTCACATGATAATATTAAAATAACCACGCCCGATGACCTGGCGCTGGCGGAGATGCTCTGGCAGAAACATGGCAGGTAACCTTCGAGTCGGTATTGGCTATGACGTGCACGCGCTCGCTGTGGGGCGCAGACTGGTGCTCGGTGGCATTGAAATACCTTCTGACCGGGGCCT encodes the following:
- the queF gene encoding preQ(1) synthase, producing MTVDKYATRRYDIEGEEAIDVGVLEAIAFQYPESATEVVYETDEFTFVCPWTGLPDFARLAIRYMPGSLLVELKSLKYYLTSYRNVGILQEHAVNRVLQDLVQLLKPISMVVEAEYKERGGLKTKTAARYYRDTGKEVADES
- the ispD gene encoding 2-C-methyl-D-erythritol 4-phosphate cytidylyltransferase; the encoded protein is MSEEKKEKVGAVIVAAGKSERMGGMDKMFASLGGQPLLLRTTRPFQQCSRIDQIVVVVSGERETMCRHLVTGPAWSKVSDVCLGGKRRQDSVAEGLKRLADCDWVVIHDGARPLVTVELIERGLEAARETGAAVAAVPVTDTIKVSDEDRTVHETPPRRNLWAVQTPQVFSTKVIGEAYEKADDDVTDDASLVERLGYKVKLYMGSHDNIKITTPDDLALAEMLWQKHGR